AGACTTAAAtctactgcaaaatcaaaaaccaaaaatcaaaatctacaatccaaaaaccataaattaaaagccaaaaaccaaaaaccaaaatctaaaaaccaaacaaacaatgGTTCCTTTTAAAGTTTTGTAACTGAAGCAGTTTTTCTGGATTTTCATGTGCTTCCAAATATACCCAATTACCCATGTATTAGCCAATTGtagaaaaatgtttaaaactaAATGGAAGCAATTAAGACAGGAAATGAGCTTTATTAATCTTGGTCAACACGTTGACTAACCATTGTAAAATGTCAATGGCAGCATATGCATATCTATACGCAACCAGCAAAGAAAGTCCTTATAGATCGTGGTCCACTAAAATATGTAGTTGTAATATTAATCACATGTCCATGAAACATTATCCATCATGTTGATGTATGACTAATACAATCCCAAGTCTACCAACCATTTGGAGATATTCTAAGAAGACTTCGTTAAACAAAGAGACAAACTGctaaacttaattatttatGCAATTTGAAATTGATTAAACTTTTGGttggatttttttataacaatgtcacttgtatgattataaatttgcAAAATGATCAACTAGATATATACATAgtcatttatttattggtcTAGACTTACAGCGCTTTTTTTTGGCATCATTTACAGCGTTATAAGCTGTTTTTGGTTAATGATCATAAATGTACATTACAGATCATCTGTTAGTGTGATGTTTACTTGACTTTTAGATCATATTCTGGAGTGCTGAAGGTTAGAAATGCATGTATCTGTTAGCTTAAATCATGTAGTTTTTTTATACTATAATTCAAGATGTTCGATCTATATTATATAGTCAAAGGCTTTCCAAGCCCCTAATCATTGATGTATCGTAATTCCACACTTGCACAATACATCACACGTACAATACATgaagtgttgttgttgttgttgtcaatATACACGAAGTAATACCAAAAATGTATTTTGCATTTGACTTCAGATCCAACAACATTTTGCGTGATAGtaactatgtatatatatatacacatacagTATATGCTTTTGTTGATAAAATAAGGTGCATGTAAAAGTACAAGTTATAAATTCAATAAATTAGTTCGTTTGAGATAGACTTGTAACATGTTACATGTTTACAAGAAATTTCAACGATGTTCTTTAGCAGCAACGTCGGCCGGCGGTGGGTCCACGATTTCGGCTCCAAACCTTAATAGTGTTTATTTGTTGAGACAATGATGTATATACCTAAACATAGGCGTTGAAGTTGAATTCTTTTCTAATTACTCGACAttattattctttcttttttttcttctaataaaCGGATGCACGATTAATTGTTTTTAAGTACGTGTGTTGGTatttgtttaaaagaaaaataactacTCAATATCTAATATCTCATTTCAATTTGGTCATACTTTGTTATTTTAACTTGTTTGCTTAGTTCAATTGGATTGGCTGCTGATCTTTCAAGATTTCAGAGTTGCATGCTTGTGTTTTCCGATGGTTTGGAACATTGCAACCAAAAATGTGTAcatataaattgtaaaaatatttagtctaatCCATTTATGCACAATGCTTCTTTACCCTTGGTCTACAAAACTTCTTTAAGCTGAtgtttttatacttttaatttataattttggaatAGATCGCTAAATCAAACAGGAGATTATTTCACTTGGATTTTAATATAgctttatatttgtatatatgatatatgttgAAGATAAATTTTCGGCAtgttattaataatatacagattATATTTCTGAATATTAATATAAGAAACTTGCAGTTTTTGTGAATTATTTAATTGGTATAGTCAAAGGATGTATAGCTTGCTTATATAAAATCAACAGTTCCCAAAATAAATTATGCAGACCTTTCAAAAAGCTAAAGAATATCAAAGGAGAACAATGGAGAAGGAAGAGTTCTTGAGGAGTGGTcatggaagagaagaaagaaacgagGAGATGAGAAAACTTGATTCTGATCAAGAACACGACCATATTATTAGATCCAAGGTAtcataattgatttttttgttcaatattGAACTAATTATATGCCATATGTATGCATAAATCAATCCTGGAGTCACATACGCATATTTCATATATAGTTTTCTCACATGAGTTGCTTGGTTAACGGTTTGTTCTTTATCCGAAACTATTAACCACTGATTTAtcttaatcttcttcttttttttgacaacatcaCTGATTTATCTTAGTCAATGAAGCTTAACTATATTTGAATTCTTAACTTTTAGTTAGCTAGATCTGTGAACCTCTTAATTGTTACTTTTGTCTTCTTTTCTGGTTTAATGATAAGTTTAATTTGTTGAATCGACGATCATATCTATTTTCAAATTACTATGATCATGTCTGTTACACCAGAGAAGAGTTCTCACATGTGTCACAGCAACAACAATAATTATGAGAAAgaaagttgttttttttggtaaaactgaGAAAGTAACCACTATGCATAGGATTTATAAGGCGTACATATCAAATCAATGAACGATTAACCAATCAATAAATGTTTGTATATGCTATATATTTTGATTCCTcatttattataaatgtatGATGAAATCAGTTGGACTCAATTAAAGTCGAAATGGAGGAGGCTAAAGATGAAAACCGAAGGTTAAAATCATCATTGAGTAGGACAAAAAAGGAGTTTGAGATCCTTCAAACACAGTACAACCAATTAATGGTAATAATACATGAAGACCCGAATAAGTTCTCACCAAAAGGCTATAATCAacacaaagaagaagatgaagacaaAGAAAGAACTAGCGACCGTGAAGAACTTGTCTTGTTGAGCCTAGGTAGACGGTTAAAATCACCGGTTCCAAGTGGCTCAATGACaaataaagaagagaaaatgaaagactTCATGAAGGAAACCGATGATGACAAAAGAATTAATGAACAAGGGTTAAGTATGGGATTTGAATACAAAGATTTGAGTAATCCTAGTGAGAAGTTAGAGGTTGACCATAATCAAGAAAAGACGTCCTTGGAGGTTAGTAACAGTAATAAGATCCAATCAGAGAATAGCTTTGGGTTTAAGAATGATGGAGATGagcatgaagatgaagaagagccATTGCCTCAAAACATTGCTAAGAAAACTAGGGTTTCTGTGAGAGCAAGATGTGAGACACCGACGGTTAGTACGTTAATTACATGATTACTTCACATCTTTTCTTTAGTATGTATACATATGGATACTAACATGTATAGTATAATTCTTggttctcaaattttttgattgggtatatatatatcatcactCAACTAAATGTAAATATTCATTTTGCTTAGTTGGAGAGTGAAACCAAATTATCGTTTGTAGTCTTTAAGCTTTAATCTATTTTAGACAGGAAAACTAAAAAATAGCTTTAATATAGTATGTAAGTTAGAaacatttttgtataatttttttcttctctttggtTAAAAGACAATGCAAAAAGGTATTTAACGTTTgccttttttaaataaaagacttTATTTACTTgggtttttgttcatgtcatgTAGATGAACGATGGATGTCAGTGGAGGAAATATGGCCAGAAAATAGCTAAAGGGAATCCATGTCCTCGAGCTTATTATCGTTGTACCATTGCACCTTCTTGTCCCGTAAGAAAACAGGTAACCAAATCTAGACAAATAAttctaaatatcatatatagatattattaaTACATTAGCGTTATCATAGATAATCAACCATAACAATCAAATCCCTTGTTTAGGTGCAAAGATGTTCAGAAGACATGTCTATACTTATCTCAACTTACGAAGGAACACACAGCCATCCACTTCCCATGTCAGCAACCGCCATGGCCTCTGCCACTTCCGCCGCAGCTTCCATGCTCCTCTCCcgagcctcctcctcctccgcagCCGATCTTCATGGCATTAACTTCTCTCTCTCCAGCAatagcatcactccaaaaccacTCCTCCAAACTTCTTCAGGCCATCCCACCGTCACTCTCGACCTCACAACCACCTCCTCGTCCCAACAACCATTCTTATCAATGCTCAATAGGTTCAGTGCTCCTCCTAGTAACGTCCCAAGATCTAATAGTTACCCTTCAACCAATCTCAGCTTTTCAAACAACACCAACACTTTGATGAATTGGGGTGGTGGTAGTAACCGCAATGAGCAATACCGTGCACCTTACGGCAACATTAGCACCCATCAACAATCACCTTACCAACATATGATTCAAACCCGAGCCGCTGGATTATCATTTGACACATTTGGAAGATCTTCCTCATCGTCTCCACATCCCACACAAAACAGTCTTGACAACGTCAATTTCAAGAATATTACTCATGATCAAGTGCAATCTTTACCGGCGGAAACAATCAAGGCGATCACGACAGATCCAAATTTTCAATCGGCCTTGGCGACTGCTTTATCTTCCATCATAGGCGGCGACCTAAAGATAGATAATGTGACTAGAAATGAAGCCGAGAAGAGCCCTTAAAGTATATGTTCTCATACTTTGGTATATGGTTTTCGTTTTAATAGTTTCCTAGTTCATCTATACTTTGGTTTAtaatcataatttttaatttgctGTTGGAGTTTATGGAGGTAATGTATGTCAAACTTGAACATATATGTGTCCCATCTAACGAcatagttaattatttttttctcttacgTAAGAATCATGGCATCATCATGgcatctatatatatttagacAAAGACGTGCATACCATAATAAATAAACAGACTATAcactttatatattaattattctctagtctataattaatatatatggcgTCGCTTCAATTTTCATCTTATCTCCTGGGAACAAACCATAAAAACATAACTCCACTCCGATCTTCCAAAGCTATTCTCCAGCCTCATCCACCGAATCGTGTCCCtcgaaaagttttttttttttgcgttacGTGTCTCTCTATATACCAGTAACCTTTTGCGTCAGACAGAGACCCCTACTCTGTTCGCTGACCATGAACGGGTGTGAGGCTAGCCATAAAGCGCCACTCGGTACGGTAGAGACGAGATCTCTATCAACGGTTACGTCGCTAGCGGCAGCGACGGAGAGTTTGATTACCGCCGTCTCTAACCTTAAGTCCGAACCTCCTCCGTTCTCCTCCGGTATTGTCCGATTGCAGGTACGTTACAACTTTCTCCATTATGTACAAGGAAAAACAGTGAGCTTACGCCACGTGGAGACATTTCATTGGTGTTTGGGATATTGGTCCATTTGCTTGCTCATAATCCTTATCCCCTCAACAAACCCTTATCTCTCCACATCTGAAGACTTTTCAAAATACTATTGACTTTTCAGTTTTCAGTTTATTCCCCTGTAAGCATATAATCAATTAATcacatatttaatattttatatcatatttgACTGGCTatcactatatttttttataaatattttagtataacatttttatattatttacaatcacattttaatatttaattttatttcatgtattttttctttcaaatagtctttttatgtatttatataaacttaattgTATAGATGATTATTAACAATTAGCcggaaaaaaagaagatgatccagtttcaaaaaaaaaaaaaaagaagatgattatTAACAATATCAAGGACTAAAATAGTAGTAATACaaactataaaatttaaaagatagaAAAATACCAAACAAAAATGATTAATTACACAAAATGTCTGATATCCAAATTGTCCCGCGCAAAATAAGTGTTCGAGACCTTTTAAGGTTTTAAATGGGATTACAGGTGCCGGTGGACCACCAAATCGGGGCACTCGACTGGCTTCATGCACAGAATGATGCTCTTCCTCGCAGTTTCTTCTCCCGTCGCAGCGACTCTGGCCGTCCAGAGCTGCTACAGGACTTGGCTAGCGAGAATGTGAATGGAACATGTGATGCTAACCCGGTCAGTGTTGCTGGACTCGGGTCTGCTCTATATTTCAGTGATCTTGATCCATTCTCTCATGATCACTGGACATTGATCCGAAGGTAACatcacagtttttttttcagaaccAAAACTATATGAAAGTTTGGTTCTTTATGTTTTTTACAATGTTGTAAAAATCGCTAGCCGGTGGTTAGGCGTCTTATAGAGAATTATCTTTTAGTCGGCTGCCTATGCCTATTTTTTGAATGCCTAAacctttttttgaaaaaataggtTTGAAAAAGTCATATCCCATTtggaccgatttttagaacactgggTTTTTAGTCACTTTCCTCTGTTTCTTGAAA
The window above is part of the Brassica napus cultivar Da-Ae chromosome C8, Da-Ae, whole genome shotgun sequence genome. Proteins encoded here:
- the LOC106431844 gene encoding probable WRKY transcription factor 61, with product MQTFQKAKEYQRRTMEKEEFLRSGHGREERNEEMRKLDSDQEHDHIIRSKLDSIKVEMEEAKDENRRLKSSLSRTKKEFEILQTQYNQLMVIIHEDPNKFSPKGYNQHKEEDEDKERTSDREELVLLSLGRRLKSPVPSGSMTNKEEKMKDFMKETDDDKRINEQGLSMGFEYKDLSNPSEKLEVDHNQEKTSLEVSNSNKIQSENSFGFKNDGDEHEDEEEPLPQNIAKKTRVSVRARCETPTMNDGCQWRKYGQKIAKGNPCPRAYYRCTIAPSCPVRKQVQRCSEDMSILISTYEGTHSHPLPMSATAMASATSAAASMLLSRASSSSAADLHGINFSLSSNSITPKPLLQTSSGHPTVTLDLTTTSSSQQPFLSMLNRFSAPPSNVPRSNSYPSTNLSFSNNTNTLMNWGGGSNRNEQYRAPYGNISTHQQSPYQHMIQTRAAGLSFDTFGRSSSSSPHPTQNSLDNVNFKNITHDQVQSLPAETIKAITTDPNFQSALATALSSIIGGDLKIDNVTRNEAEKSP